The Streptomyces cynarae genome contains a region encoding:
- a CDS encoding M23 family metallopeptidase translates to MAFTCATGKHRRPSRVKRTTANAVGVAALTTSGVIGTLAAPALAAGAPVEQTGLLQTVTLGDSVAEKIDAQAAAQKQAAEQKQAEEAARRKAAEKARQEREAKERAAREAERRRLNAFVPPISNSYVSTGYKTGGSLWSSGSHTGIDFHAATGTPVHAVGAGTVVQTGWGGAYGNQIVIRMNDGTYTQYGHLSSIGVSVGQRVVPGQQIALAGSTGNTTGPHLHFEARTTPEYGSDIDPVAYLRSHGVNV, encoded by the coding sequence ATGGCGTTCACCTGCGCCACCGGGAAGCACCGTCGCCCGAGCCGTGTGAAGCGTACGACTGCGAACGCCGTCGGCGTGGCAGCGCTCACCACCAGCGGTGTCATCGGCACCCTGGCCGCCCCGGCCCTCGCCGCCGGCGCCCCCGTCGAGCAGACCGGGCTGCTCCAGACCGTCACCCTCGGCGACTCGGTCGCCGAGAAGATCGACGCACAGGCCGCCGCCCAGAAGCAGGCCGCCGAACAGAAGCAGGCCGAGGAGGCCGCGCGCAGGAAGGCCGCCGAGAAGGCGCGCCAGGAGCGCGAGGCCAAGGAGCGGGCCGCACGCGAGGCCGAGCGCCGGCGTCTCAACGCGTTCGTGCCGCCGATCTCCAACTCCTACGTGTCCACCGGTTACAAGACCGGCGGCTCCCTGTGGTCCTCCGGCTCCCACACCGGCATCGACTTCCACGCCGCCACGGGCACGCCCGTGCACGCCGTCGGCGCCGGCACCGTCGTCCAGACCGGCTGGGGCGGCGCGTACGGCAACCAGATCGTCATCAGGATGAACGACGGCACCTACACCCAGTACGGCCACCTGTCGTCCATCGGGGTCTCCGTGGGCCAGAGGGTCGTCCCCGGCCAGCAGATAGCCCTCGCCGGGTCCACCGGCAACACCACCGGGCCGCACCTGCACTTCGAGGCCCGTACCACTCCCGAGTACGGCTCGGACATCGACCCCGTGGCCTACCTGCGCTCGCACGGCGTGAACGTCTGA
- a CDS encoding DUF5998 family protein, translated as MAKTSTTTQGLRAAIERSGYYPALVAEAVEAAVGGEPIRSYLVHQETTFDANEVRRHVTVLVLTGNRFIVSHTDEQAADDTSPTPYATTSTESVKLGRIASVVLSRVVANPESYTPGTLPREVVLTIGWGAVSRIDLEPAACGDPNCEADHGYTGSSTADDLSLRVSEAGDGPETVRQALAFAQALSEATADESR; from the coding sequence ATGGCCAAGACCAGTACGACGACCCAGGGGCTGCGCGCGGCGATCGAGCGCAGCGGCTACTACCCGGCGCTCGTGGCCGAGGCGGTGGAAGCCGCGGTGGGCGGCGAGCCCATCCGGTCGTACCTGGTCCACCAGGAGACCACCTTCGACGCCAACGAGGTGCGCCGGCACGTGACCGTGCTGGTCCTCACCGGCAACCGCTTCATCGTCAGCCACACCGACGAGCAGGCCGCGGACGACACCTCCCCGACGCCGTACGCGACGACGTCGACGGAATCCGTGAAGCTCGGCCGGATCGCCTCGGTCGTCCTCAGCCGCGTCGTCGCCAACCCGGAGTCGTACACACCGGGCACGCTGCCCCGCGAGGTCGTCCTGACCATCGGCTGGGGCGCGGTCTCCCGCATCGACCTGGAACCCGCCGCCTGCGGCGACCCCAACTGCGAGGCCGACCACGGCTACACGGGCAGCTCGACGGCGGACGACCTGAGCCTGCGCGTCAGCGAGGCGGGGGACGGCCCGGAGACGGTGCGCCAGGCGCTCGCCTTCGCGCAGGCCCTCTCCGAGGCGACCGCGGACGAATCCCGCTGA
- a CDS encoding sulfurtransferase translates to MKAIITASELASELAGARPPTLLDIRWQLSTATAAGAAPFDGRAEYAAGHVPGAVFVDLDTDLADPPGPAGRHPLPGIERFGAAMRAAGVSSDRPVVVYDGGQGWAAARAWWLLRFAGHPDVRVLDGGLSAWEGSLASGIETAPEPGDFRPAPGALPLLDADGAAALARTGLLLDARAGERYRGEVEPIDPVGGHIPGAVSAPTAQNLTETGHFLPQEELAERFKALGVTEGTEVGVYCGSGVSAAQQVLALTLAGIPAALYVGSWSEWSSDSNRPVAVGPDPQ, encoded by the coding sequence ATGAAGGCCATCATCACCGCATCCGAACTCGCGAGCGAACTGGCGGGAGCGCGGCCGCCGACGCTCCTGGACATCCGCTGGCAGCTGAGCACCGCGACGGCGGCCGGCGCCGCTCCTTTCGACGGCCGTGCCGAGTACGCGGCCGGACACGTTCCGGGGGCCGTCTTCGTCGACCTGGACACCGATCTCGCGGATCCGCCGGGGCCGGCCGGTCGGCATCCGCTGCCCGGCATCGAGCGTTTCGGTGCGGCGATGCGGGCCGCAGGCGTCTCCTCGGACCGGCCGGTGGTGGTGTACGACGGCGGGCAGGGCTGGGCCGCCGCGCGCGCGTGGTGGCTGCTGCGCTTCGCGGGTCACCCGGATGTGCGGGTGCTCGACGGCGGTCTGTCCGCCTGGGAGGGGTCCCTGGCCTCCGGGATCGAAACGGCGCCCGAGCCGGGCGACTTCCGGCCCGCACCGGGTGCGCTGCCGCTGCTCGACGCGGACGGCGCGGCGGCGCTCGCCCGCACGGGGCTGCTCCTGGACGCGCGGGCCGGTGAGCGCTACCGGGGCGAGGTCGAGCCGATCGACCCGGTGGGCGGGCACATTCCGGGCGCGGTGTCGGCGCCGACGGCTCAGAACCTGACCGAAACCGGCCACTTCCTACCCCAGGAGGAACTCGCCGAGCGCTTCAAGGCGCTCGGCGTCACCGAGGGCACCGAGGTCGGCGTGTACTGCGGCTCGGGCGTCTCCGCGGCCCAGCAGGTGCTGGCGCTGACGCTCGCCGGCATCCCGGCCGCGCTGTACGTGGGGTCGTGGTCGGAGTGGTCGTCGGACAGCAACCGCCCCGTGGCGGTGGGCCCCGACCCGCAGTGA
- a CDS encoding bifunctional acetate--CoA ligase family protein/GNAT family N-acetyltransferase, whose amino-acid sequence MQTTSDRHEYPAHWEADVVLRDGGTARIRPITVDDAERLVSFYEQVSDESKYYRFFAPYPRLSAKDVHRFTHHDFVDRVGLAATVGGEFIATVRYDRIGTDGLPASSPADEAEVAFLVQDAHQGRGVASALLEHIAAVARERGIRRFAAEVLPANTRMIKVFTDAGYQQKRSFEDGVVRLEFDLEPTDRSLAVQRAREQRAEARSVQRLLAPGAVAVIGAGRTPGGVGRSVLDHLRDGGYTGRLYAVNRAFAADREDLDGVPAHRSVRDISEPVDLAVVAVPAEHVPEVVTECGEHGVQGLVVVSAGYAESGPEGRERQRELVRQARSYGMRIIGPNAFGIINTSPQVRLNASLAPEMPRPGRIGLFAQSGAIGIALLSRLHRRGGGVTGVTGVSTFVSSGNRADVSGNDVLQYWYDDPDTDVALMYLETIGNPRKFNRLARRTAASKPLVVVQGARHGGAPQGHAVRATRLPHATVSALLRQAGVIRVDTITELVDAGLLLARQPLPVGPRVAILGNSESLGLLTYDACLTEGLRPSPPLDLTTEASAEDFHRALVGALADDSCDAVVVTAIPAVGETSPGDAELAEALRSAAAAAPAKPVLVVHVELGGLAEALSAAASTGPQAGTAGRPQQEVGGAVQPPATEAPPDSRLIPAYPAAERAVRALAEAVKYAQWRREAAEPGKVPEFDDIDEKGAARLIDGLLARGQGLTLGTDETCDLLARYGIQVRRALQAPTPEAALEAARTIGYPVALKATAPHLRHRADLGGVRLDLADEEQLRRAYAELTSLFGKPEELRPVVQGMAPRGVDTFLRTVIDPAAGAVLSFGLAGAASQLLDDMAHRLVPVTDRDATSLVRSIRTAPLLFGWRGSDPVDTPALEELMLRVSRLVDDHPEVVAVTLEPVVVAPRGLSVLGATVRLAPPPARDDLGPRRLPVY is encoded by the coding sequence ATGCAGACCACGTCGGACCGGCACGAGTACCCCGCCCACTGGGAGGCCGACGTGGTGCTGCGCGACGGCGGCACCGCGCGCATCAGGCCCATCACCGTCGATGACGCCGAGCGCCTCGTCAGCTTCTATGAGCAGGTCTCGGACGAGTCGAAGTACTACCGCTTCTTCGCGCCGTACCCGCGCCTGTCCGCCAAGGACGTCCACCGCTTCACGCACCACGACTTTGTGGACAGGGTGGGACTCGCGGCCACGGTCGGCGGCGAGTTCATCGCAACCGTACGCTATGACCGCATCGGTACCGACGGCCTGCCCGCCTCCTCGCCTGCCGACGAGGCCGAGGTGGCCTTCCTCGTGCAGGACGCGCACCAGGGACGCGGCGTCGCCTCCGCCCTGCTCGAACACATCGCGGCGGTGGCCAGGGAGCGCGGCATCCGCCGGTTCGCCGCCGAGGTGCTGCCCGCCAACACCAGGATGATCAAGGTGTTCACGGACGCCGGGTACCAGCAGAAGCGCAGCTTCGAGGACGGTGTCGTACGCCTCGAGTTCGACCTGGAGCCCACCGACCGGTCGCTGGCCGTCCAGCGAGCCCGGGAGCAGCGGGCCGAGGCACGGTCCGTGCAGCGGCTGCTCGCACCCGGCGCGGTCGCCGTGATCGGCGCCGGCCGCACGCCCGGGGGAGTGGGCCGCAGCGTTCTCGACCATCTCAGGGACGGCGGGTACACCGGCCGCCTGTACGCGGTGAACCGGGCGTTCGCCGCGGACCGGGAGGACCTCGACGGCGTCCCCGCCCACCGCTCGGTCCGCGACATCTCCGAGCCGGTCGACCTCGCCGTGGTGGCCGTGCCCGCCGAACACGTCCCCGAGGTCGTCACCGAGTGTGGCGAGCACGGGGTGCAGGGGCTCGTGGTGGTCTCCGCCGGGTACGCCGAGAGCGGGCCCGAGGGGCGGGAGCGACAGCGGGAGCTGGTGCGGCAGGCGCGGTCGTACGGCATGCGGATCATCGGGCCGAACGCCTTCGGGATCATCAACACCTCGCCGCAGGTCCGGCTCAACGCCTCCCTCGCCCCAGAAATGCCCCGTCCCGGGCGCATAGGGCTGTTCGCACAGTCGGGCGCCATCGGGATCGCCCTGCTGTCACGGCTGCATCGGCGCGGCGGAGGTGTGACCGGCGTCACGGGTGTCTCGACCTTCGTCTCCTCCGGGAACCGGGCGGACGTGTCCGGGAACGACGTCCTCCAGTACTGGTACGACGACCCGGACACCGACGTCGCCCTGATGTATCTGGAGACCATCGGCAACCCGCGCAAGTTCAACCGGCTCGCGCGGCGCACGGCGGCGTCCAAACCGCTCGTGGTGGTGCAAGGGGCGCGGCACGGGGGCGCGCCCCAGGGGCATGCGGTACGGGCCACACGCCTGCCGCACGCCACGGTGTCCGCGCTGCTGCGGCAGGCCGGGGTGATCCGGGTGGACACGATCACGGAACTGGTGGACGCGGGCCTGCTGCTGGCCCGCCAGCCGCTGCCCGTGGGGCCCCGGGTGGCGATCCTCGGGAACTCGGAGTCGCTGGGGCTGCTGACGTACGACGCCTGCCTCACGGAGGGACTGCGGCCCTCGCCGCCGCTCGATCTCACGACGGAGGCGTCGGCCGAGGACTTCCACCGGGCGCTGGTCGGCGCGCTGGCCGACGACTCCTGTGATGCCGTGGTCGTGACGGCGATACCGGCGGTGGGGGAGACGTCTCCCGGGGACGCGGAGTTGGCGGAGGCGTTGAGGTCCGCCGCCGCGGCGGCTCCCGCGAAGCCCGTGCTGGTGGTGCACGTGGAGCTGGGCGGGCTGGCAGAGGCCCTGTCCGCCGCCGCGAGCACGGGGCCCCAGGCCGGCACCGCGGGACGACCGCAGCAGGAGGTCGGGGGCGCTGTACAGCCGCCCGCGACCGAGGCGCCGCCGGACTCCCGGCTCATCCCCGCCTACCCCGCCGCCGAGCGCGCCGTCCGGGCCCTCGCCGAAGCCGTCAAGTACGCGCAGTGGCGGCGGGAGGCCGCCGAGCCCGGCAAGGTGCCCGAGTTCGACGACATCGACGAGAAGGGCGCCGCCCGGCTGATCGACGGCCTGCTCGCGCGCGGCCAGGGGCTCACACTCGGCACGGACGAGACCTGTGACCTGCTCGCGCGCTACGGCATCCAGGTCCGCCGGGCGCTGCAGGCTCCCACCCCCGAGGCCGCTCTCGAGGCCGCCCGCACGATCGGCTACCCGGTGGCACTCAAGGCCACCGCCCCGCACCTGCGCCACCGCGCCGACCTGGGCGGCGTACGCCTCGACCTGGCCGACGAGGAACAACTGCGGCGGGCGTACGCCGAGTTGACGTCCCTGTTCGGAAAGCCGGAGGAACTGCGGCCGGTCGTGCAGGGCATGGCGCCACGCGGCGTCGACACCTTCCTGCGGACGGTCATCGATCCCGCGGCCGGGGCCGTCCTGTCGTTCGGGCTCGCCGGGGCCGCCTCCCAGCTGCTCGACGACATGGCGCACCGACTGGTCCCGGTCACCGACCGCGACGCCACCTCCCTGGTCCGGTCGATCCGGACCGCCCCGCTCCTGTTCGGCTGGCGCGGCTCCGATCCCGTGGACACGCCCGCCCTCGAAGAGCTGATGCTGCGCGTGTCACGGCTGGTCGACGACCATCCGGAGGTCGTCGCGGTCACCCTGGAGCCCGTCGTGGTCGCCCCGCGCGGCCTGAGCGTGCTCGGAGCCACCGTCCGGCTCGCGCCCCCGCCCGCCCGCGACGACCTCGGCCCGCGCAGGCTCCCGGTGTACTGA
- a CDS encoding HPr family phosphocarrier protein, whose amino-acid sequence MAERRVNVGWAEGLHARPASIFVRAATASGIPVTIAKAGGTPVNAASMLAVLGLGAQGGEEIVLASDAEGADAALDRLAKLVAEGLEELPETV is encoded by the coding sequence ATGGCTGAGCGCCGCGTCAACGTCGGCTGGGCCGAGGGTCTCCACGCCCGCCCCGCCTCCATCTTCGTCCGGGCAGCCACGGCCTCCGGCATCCCGGTGACGATCGCCAAGGCGGGCGGTACCCCCGTCAACGCCGCGTCCATGCTGGCGGTTCTGGGCCTCGGCGCCCAGGGCGGCGAGGAGATCGTCCTGGCCTCCGACGCGGAGGGTGCGGACGCCGCGCTCGACCGCCTGGCCAAGCTGGTCGCCGAGGGCCTCGAGGAACTCCCCGAGACCGTCTGA
- the sepH gene encoding septation protein SepH, whose protein sequence is MPELRVVAVSNDGTRLVLKAADSTEYTLPIDERLRAAVRGDRPRLGQIEIEVESHLRPRDIQARIRAGASAEEVAQLAGIPVDRVRRFEGPVLAERAFMAERARKTPVRRPGENTGPQLGEAVQERLLLRGAEKDTVQWDSWRRDDGTWEVILVYRVAGEPHSATWTYDPPRRLVQAVDDEARALIGESDDLSAPEPSYPFVPRIARLPREGRLDRAPERQSDRPALPSQATEPAEESTGERDSLTSLLEAVPSFRGDLVVPERPAEEPEEPVQEPAAEEPPAASASAGSAYADVLMPRTVGSHRDRLIGATDRQAEADGVRPGRRAAVPSWDEIVFGTRRKKQE, encoded by the coding sequence ATGCCCGAACTGCGTGTCGTGGCCGTCTCCAATGACGGCACACGGCTGGTGCTGAAGGCTGCGGACAGCACGGAGTACACGCTTCCGATCGACGAACGGCTCCGCGCCGCCGTGCGCGGCGATCGTCCCCGCCTCGGCCAGATCGAGATCGAGGTGGAGAGCCATCTCCGCCCCCGCGACATCCAGGCCCGTATACGTGCCGGTGCGTCCGCGGAGGAGGTCGCCCAGCTCGCCGGTATCCCCGTCGACCGCGTGCGCCGCTTCGAGGGCCCCGTACTGGCCGAGCGTGCCTTCATGGCCGAGCGGGCACGCAAGACACCCGTGCGCCGGCCGGGCGAGAACACCGGTCCCCAGCTCGGCGAGGCCGTCCAGGAGCGGCTGCTGCTGCGCGGCGCCGAGAAGGACACCGTCCAGTGGGACTCCTGGCGCCGCGACGACGGCACCTGGGAGGTGATCCTGGTCTACCGGGTGGCGGGCGAACCGCACTCGGCGACCTGGACCTACGACCCGCCCCGCCGACTCGTCCAGGCCGTCGACGACGAGGCGCGCGCGCTGATCGGCGAGTCCGACGACCTGTCGGCGCCCGAGCCGAGCTACCCCTTCGTGCCACGGATCGCCCGTCTGCCCCGCGAGGGCCGGCTCGACCGCGCCCCGGAGCGGCAGTCGGACCGTCCCGCGCTGCCGTCGCAGGCGACCGAGCCGGCGGAGGAGAGTACCGGCGAGCGGGACTCGCTCACCAGCCTCCTGGAGGCGGTGCCGAGCTTCCGCGGCGACCTGGTCGTGCCCGAGCGGCCCGCCGAGGAGCCGGAGGAGCCCGTACAGGAACCCGCGGCGGAGGAGCCTCCCGCGGCCTCGGCCTCGGCCGGATCGGCGTACGCGGACGTTCTCATGCCGCGCACGGTCGGCAGCCACCGCGACCGGCTGATCGGCGCGACGGACCGTCAGGCCGAGGCGGACGGTGTCCGCCCGGGCCGCAGAGCGGCGGTCCCGAGTTGGGACGAAATCGTGTTCGGTACGCGCCGCAAGAAGCAGGAGTAG
- a CDS encoding thymidine kinase, protein MPELVFFSGTMDCGKSTLALQIEHNRSARGLQGMIFTRDDRAGEGKLSSRLGLVTDAVEVGDGQDLYAHVVDHLSQGGRADYVIADEAQFLAPEQIDQLARVVDDLGLDVYAFGITTDFRTKLFPGSQRLVELADRVEVLQVEALCWCGARATHNARTVGGEMVVEGAQVVVGDVTQSADEIGYEVLCRRHHRRRMTAAAARAAALSPDVLPVSSI, encoded by the coding sequence ATGCCCGAGCTGGTGTTCTTCTCCGGAACCATGGACTGCGGGAAGTCGACACTGGCTCTCCAGATCGAGCACAACCGCTCCGCGCGCGGCCTCCAGGGCATGATCTTCACCCGGGACGACCGGGCGGGCGAGGGCAAGCTCTCCTCCCGCCTGGGTCTGGTGACCGACGCCGTGGAGGTGGGCGACGGACAGGACCTGTACGCCCACGTCGTCGACCACCTCTCCCAGGGCGGGCGAGCGGACTACGTGATCGCGGACGAGGCGCAGTTCCTGGCGCCGGAGCAGATAGACCAGCTGGCCCGTGTGGTCGACGACCTCGGTCTCGACGTCTACGCCTTCGGTATCACGACCGATTTCCGCACCAAGCTCTTCCCCGGCTCGCAGCGCCTGGTGGAGCTGGCCGACCGGGTCGAGGTCCTCCAGGTGGAGGCGCTGTGCTGGTGCGGCGCCCGCGCGACGCACAACGCGCGCACGGTGGGCGGCGAGATGGTGGTCGAGGGCGCCCAGGTCGTCGTGGGCGACGTGACCCAGTCGGCGGACGAGATCGGTTACGAGGTGCTGTGCCGCCGCCACCACCGGCGCCGTATGACGGCGGCCGCCGCGCGCGCGGCGGCCCTCTCCCCGGACGTCCTGCCGGTGTCGTCCATCTGA
- a CDS encoding alkaline phosphatase family protein has protein sequence MALPAWADHPEPLALGSAPVPEYGSGSLADVLPTLAAGMGVPGQNAAIPELTAADRNCVFLIDGLGWEQLKAHPDEAPFMTSLLASSRGGTGRPITAGYPATTATSLASVGTGLPPGAHGLPGYTVRNPDTGELMNQLRWQPWTPPQVWQPYPTVFQLAHDAGVHTAQVSSPAFENTPLTKVALSGGTFRGKLTGEDRMDLAAEQLAAGERSLVYTYYSELDGAGHRFGVESDTWRGQLMYVDRLVQRLAEQLPPRTALYVTADHGMLDIPFDERHRIDFDEDWELRAGVALLGGEGRARHVYALPGAGNDVLTCWREVLGEQFWVASRDEAIAAGWFGPHIDDRVYPRIGDVVAAAHDDVLIIASEREPKESAMVGNHGSMTAVEQLVPLLEVRT, from the coding sequence ATGGCACTCCCCGCCTGGGCCGACCACCCGGAGCCGCTGGCCCTCGGCTCCGCGCCCGTCCCCGAGTACGGCTCGGGCTCGCTGGCCGATGTCCTGCCCACCCTGGCGGCGGGCATGGGGGTGCCCGGCCAGAACGCCGCCATACCGGAACTGACCGCCGCCGACCGCAACTGCGTCTTCCTGATCGATGGGCTCGGCTGGGAGCAGCTGAAGGCGCACCCCGACGAGGCGCCCTTCATGACCTCGCTCCTGGCGTCCTCCCGCGGGGGCACGGGGCGGCCCATCACCGCCGGCTACCCGGCGACCACGGCGACCTCGCTGGCCTCCGTCGGCACCGGCCTGCCCCCGGGCGCGCACGGCCTGCCCGGCTACACCGTGCGCAACCCGGACACCGGGGAGCTGATGAACCAGCTGCGCTGGCAGCCGTGGACCCCGCCGCAGGTCTGGCAGCCGTACCCGACCGTGTTCCAGCTCGCTCACGACGCCGGTGTGCACACCGCACAGGTCTCCTCCCCGGCGTTCGAGAACACCCCGCTGACGAAGGTCGCGCTCAGTGGCGGAACGTTCCGCGGGAAGCTGACCGGCGAAGACCGCATGGACCTGGCGGCCGAGCAACTGGCCGCCGGCGAGCGCTCCTTGGTGTACACGTACTACTCCGAGCTGGACGGCGCCGGCCATCGATTCGGCGTCGAATCCGACACCTGGCGCGGCCAGCTCATGTACGTCGACCGGCTGGTCCAGCGCCTGGCCGAGCAGCTGCCGCCGCGCACCGCCCTGTACGTGACCGCCGACCACGGCATGCTCGACATCCCGTTCGACGAGCGGCACCGCATCGACTTCGACGAGGACTGGGAGCTGCGCGCCGGCGTCGCCCTGCTCGGCGGCGAGGGGCGCGCACGGCACGTCTACGCGCTGCCGGGCGCCGGGAACGACGTCCTGACCTGTTGGCGCGAGGTCCTCGGCGAGCAGTTCTGGGTGGCCTCGCGGGACGAGGCGATCGCGGCGGGCTGGTTCGGCCCCCATATCGACGACCGCGTGTACCCGCGCATCGGTGACGTGGTCGCCGCGGCCCATGACGACGTGCTGATCATCGCCTCCGAGCGGGAGCCGAAGGAATCGGCCATGGTCGGCAACCACGGCTCGATGACGGCCGTGGAACAGCTGGTGCCCCTGCTGGAAGTGCGCACCTGA
- a CDS encoding GntR family transcriptional regulator: MRIPAHAVCTAIRDDIVAGVYERGGRLTEELLARRYGVSRVPVREALRTLEAEGFVVTRRHAGACVAEPTEQEAADLLEMRMLLEPLGAARAAQRRTEAHLKVLRGLVRLGQERARRGHSEDLRSLGGWFHETLAQACGSPALTSTLAQLRHKITWMYAVDAPVDPVESWAEHGGIVDAVARGDGERARAITALHTERSTAAHRLRFPGGTDRADRVRTSQHPVNMSALRH; the protein is encoded by the coding sequence ATGCGTATTCCGGCGCACGCGGTCTGCACGGCGATCCGTGATGACATCGTCGCGGGTGTCTACGAGCGCGGCGGCCGGCTCACCGAGGAACTCCTCGCGCGCCGCTACGGCGTCTCCCGCGTCCCCGTGCGCGAGGCGCTGCGCACCCTGGAGGCCGAGGGCTTCGTGGTCACCCGCCGGCACGCGGGCGCGTGTGTGGCGGAACCCACCGAGCAGGAGGCCGCCGACCTGCTGGAGATGCGGATGCTGCTGGAGCCGCTCGGGGCCGCGCGAGCCGCGCAGCGGCGTACCGAGGCCCACCTCAAGGTGCTGCGCGGCCTGGTCAGACTGGGCCAGGAGCGGGCCAGGAGGGGCCACAGCGAGGATCTGCGCTCCCTGGGCGGCTGGTTCCACGAGACGCTGGCGCAGGCCTGTGGGAGCCCCGCGCTGACCTCGACGCTCGCCCAGCTGCGGCACAAGATCACATGGATGTACGCGGTCGACGCACCGGTCGACCCAGTGGAGTCCTGGGCCGAGCACGGCGGCATCGTGGACGCCGTCGCGCGCGGGGACGGCGAGCGGGCGCGGGCGATCACGGCGCTGCACACGGAACGCTCCACGGCCGCCCACCGGCTCCGCTTTCCCGGCGGGACGGACCGCGCGGACCGTGTGAGGACCTCGCAACACCCCGTAAACATGTCGGCACTCCGGCATTAA
- a CDS encoding VOC family protein has protein sequence MIEAPGSAGLTGTAHERPAPGVPCWVSLMVHGMAATQEFYRALFRWEFRPGPQQLGPYVRAVLHGYEVAGIGQLPPDRHLPIAWTPYLGSDDVDATAEAVRSCGGTVGVGPLDAAEAGRLAIACDPTGAVFGIWQAAEHLGTGLTGVSGTPAWNELLTYDTASVATFYRTVFGYEEEPVSTADSDYRTLHIEGRPVAGIHGVGHALPRDRGPHWLTHFRVEDADTAAERVTELGGRVVSPGRSTALGRVVAVADPEGATFSVVSPLDRADS, from the coding sequence ATGATCGAGGCACCGGGGTCGGCGGGCCTGACCGGCACGGCGCACGAGAGGCCGGCGCCCGGCGTACCGTGCTGGGTGAGTCTGATGGTGCACGGGATGGCCGCGACCCAGGAGTTCTACCGGGCGCTGTTCCGCTGGGAGTTCCGCCCGGGACCGCAGCAACTCGGGCCCTATGTACGGGCCGTGCTGCACGGCTACGAGGTGGCGGGCATCGGCCAACTGCCGCCTGACCGCCATCTCCCGATCGCCTGGACGCCGTACCTCGGCTCGGACGACGTGGACGCGACCGCCGAGGCGGTCCGCAGCTGCGGCGGCACGGTGGGGGTCGGTCCGCTGGACGCCGCCGAGGCCGGGCGCCTGGCGATCGCCTGCGACCCGACGGGCGCGGTGTTCGGCATCTGGCAGGCGGCCGAACACCTCGGCACCGGCCTGACCGGCGTCTCCGGCACCCCTGCCTGGAACGAGCTGCTGACCTACGACACGGCGAGCGTCGCCACGTTCTACCGGACGGTCTTCGGCTACGAGGAGGAGCCGGTGTCGACCGCCGACTCCGACTACCGCACCCTGCACATCGAGGGCCGTCCGGTCGCCGGCATCCACGGTGTCGGGCACGCCCTCCCCCGCGACCGGGGTCCGCACTGGCTGACGCACTTCCGGGTCGAGGACGCCGACACGGCCGCCGAGCGGGTCACCGAGCTGGGCGGACGCGTCGTGAGTCCCGGTCGCAGCACCGCCCTGGGCCGTGTGGTCGCGGTCGCGGACCCGGAGGGCGCGACGTTCTCGGTGGTGAGCCCGCTCGACCGAGCCGACTCCTGA